In Salmo trutta chromosome 28, fSalTru1.1, whole genome shotgun sequence, one DNA window encodes the following:
- the LOC115165813 gene encoding diphosphoinositol polyphosphate phosphohydrolase 1 isoform X2 → MMKIKSNQTRTYDGDGYKKRAACLCFRNESEEEVLLVSSIRHPGKWIVPGGGMEPEEEPNVAAVREAGVKGTLGRLLGIFENTDRKHRTYVYVLIVTEMLEDWEDSVTIGRKREWFNTQDARRVLQCHKPVQASYFEALQQGSLSSNGTPLVTMIGGEEHSPTYNINQSSRSSIR, encoded by the exons ATGATGAAGATCAAATCGAATCAAACGCGGACATATGACGGGGATGGCTACAAGAAGCGCGCCGCCTGTCTGTGCTTCAGAAACGAGAGTGAGGAGGAG GTGTTGTTGGTGAGTAGTATCCGGCATCCAGGCAAGTGGATTGTCCCTGGTGGAGGGATGGAGCCGGAGGAAGAGCCCAATGTTGCTGCTGTTCGAGAG GCTGGTGTCAAGGGGACATTGGGGCGTCTACTAGGAATTTTCGAG AACACAGACAGGAAGCACAGAACATATGTCTATGTCCTCATCGTTACAGAGATGTTAGAAGACTGGGAGGACTCTGTGACTATTG GGAGAAAAAGGGAATGGTTTAATACTCAGGATGCCAGAAGAGTGTTGCAGTGCCACAAGCCTGTGCAGGCCTCGTACTTTGAGGCCCTACAACAGGGCAGCCTGAGCAGCAACGGGACACCCCTGGTGACCATGATAGGGGGAGAAGAGCACTCCCCTACCTACAATATCAACCAGAGCTCCAGATCGAGTATAAGATAA
- the LOC115165813 gene encoding diphosphoinositol polyphosphate phosphohydrolase 1 isoform X1 has product MMKIKSNQTRTYDGDGYKKRAACLCFRNESEEEVLLVSSIRHPGKWIVPGGGMEPEEEPNVAAVREVCEEAGVKGTLGRLLGIFENTDRKHRTYVYVLIVTEMLEDWEDSVTIGRKREWFNTQDARRVLQCHKPVQASYFEALQQGSLSSNGTPLVTMIGGEEHSPTYNINQSSRSSIR; this is encoded by the exons ATGATGAAGATCAAATCGAATCAAACGCGGACATATGACGGGGATGGCTACAAGAAGCGCGCCGCCTGTCTGTGCTTCAGAAACGAGAGTGAGGAGGAG GTGTTGTTGGTGAGTAGTATCCGGCATCCAGGCAAGTGGATTGTCCCTGGTGGAGGGATGGAGCCGGAGGAAGAGCCCAATGTTGCTGCTGTTCGAGAGGTGTGTGAAGAG GCTGGTGTCAAGGGGACATTGGGGCGTCTACTAGGAATTTTCGAG AACACAGACAGGAAGCACAGAACATATGTCTATGTCCTCATCGTTACAGAGATGTTAGAAGACTGGGAGGACTCTGTGACTATTG GGAGAAAAAGGGAATGGTTTAATACTCAGGATGCCAGAAGAGTGTTGCAGTGCCACAAGCCTGTGCAGGCCTCGTACTTTGAGGCCCTACAACAGGGCAGCCTGAGCAGCAACGGGACACCCCTGGTGACCATGATAGGGGGAGAAGAGCACTCCCCTACCTACAATATCAACCAGAGCTCCAGATCGAGTATAAGATAA